A genomic segment from Klebsiella africana encodes:
- the dkgA gene encoding 2,5-didehydrogluconate reductase DkgA → MTHPTVIKLHDGNLMPQLGLGVWKAGNEEVVSAIHKALEVGYRSFDTAAAYQNETGVGNALHSAGVNRDELFITTKLWNDDQKRPHEALKESLSKLKLDYVDLYLIHWPVPAIGHYVDAWQALIELQQQGLTKSIGVCNFQVPHLQKLIDETGVAPVINQIELHPLMQQRQLHAWNATHKIQTESWSPLAQGGEGVFDQKVIHQLADKYGKTPAQIVIRWHLDSGLVVIPKSVTPSRIAENFDVWDFRLDKDELGAIAKLDQGKRLGPDPDQFGG, encoded by the coding sequence ATGACACATCCAACCGTTATAAAACTACACGACGGCAACCTGATGCCGCAGCTGGGTCTCGGCGTGTGGAAAGCTGGCAACGAGGAAGTCGTCTCCGCCATTCATAAGGCGCTGGAAGTCGGTTATCGCTCTTTTGACACCGCCGCCGCGTACCAAAATGAGACCGGCGTCGGCAACGCGCTGCATAGCGCAGGCGTTAATCGCGATGAGCTGTTCATCACCACCAAGCTGTGGAACGACGATCAAAAACGGCCGCACGAAGCGCTGAAAGAGAGCCTCAGCAAGCTGAAGCTGGACTATGTGGATCTCTATTTAATTCACTGGCCGGTGCCGGCGATCGGCCATTACGTCGACGCCTGGCAGGCATTGATCGAGCTGCAGCAGCAGGGGCTGACCAAAAGCATTGGCGTGTGCAACTTCCAGGTCCCGCATCTGCAGAAGCTGATTGATGAAACCGGCGTCGCCCCGGTGATCAATCAGATAGAACTCCATCCACTTATGCAGCAGCGTCAGCTACACGCCTGGAACGCCACCCACAAGATCCAGACCGAATCCTGGAGCCCGCTGGCCCAGGGCGGCGAAGGCGTCTTCGATCAAAAAGTCATCCACCAGCTCGCCGATAAGTACGGCAAAACGCCGGCGCAAATCGTCATTCGCTGGCATCTTGATAGCGGTCTGGTGGTGATCCCGAAATCCGTGACGCCGTCGCGTATCGCGGAAAACTTTGACGTCTGGGACTTCCGTCTCGACAAAGATGAGCTGGGAGCAATCGCGAAGCTGGACCAGGGTAAACGTCTCGGCCCTGACCCGGATCAGTTTGGCGGCTAA
- the yqhD gene encoding alcohol dehydrogenase → MNNFDLHTPTRILFGKGAIEKLREQIPAEARVLVTYGGGSVKKTGVLDQVLTALNGLDVLEFGGIEPNPSYETLMNAVKLARDEKVTFLLAVGGGSVLDGTKFIAAAAHYDAAIDPWEILETYGSKIASAIPMGSVLTLPATGSESNKGAVISRKTTGDKRAFMSSHVQPQFAILDPVYTYTLPPRQVANGVVDAFVHTVEQYVTYPVDGKIQDRFAEGILLTLIEDGPKALQEPENYNVRANIMWAATQALNGLIGAGVPQDWATHMLGHELTAMHGLDHAQTLAIVLPALWNEKRDAKREKLLQYAERVWNITEGSDDQRIDAAIAATRQFFEQMGVPTRLSDYGLDGSSIPALLAKLEEHGMTKLGEHQDITLDVSRRIYEAAR, encoded by the coding sequence ATGAATAATTTCGACCTGCATACCCCAACCCGCATTCTGTTTGGCAAAGGCGCGATTGAAAAGCTGCGTGAACAGATCCCGGCAGAAGCCCGCGTTCTGGTGACCTACGGCGGCGGCAGCGTGAAAAAAACAGGCGTCCTGGATCAGGTCCTCACCGCCCTGAATGGTCTGGATGTCCTTGAATTTGGCGGTATCGAGCCGAACCCGTCTTACGAAACCCTGATGAATGCGGTGAAACTCGCCCGCGACGAAAAGGTCACCTTTCTGTTGGCGGTCGGTGGCGGTTCGGTGCTGGATGGCACCAAGTTTATCGCTGCGGCAGCCCACTACGACGCCGCTATCGATCCGTGGGAAATTCTGGAAACCTATGGCAGCAAAATTGCCAGCGCCATTCCAATGGGCTCGGTACTGACTCTGCCGGCGACCGGTTCTGAATCCAACAAAGGCGCGGTCATTTCGCGGAAAACCACCGGCGACAAACGCGCGTTTATGTCTTCGCACGTCCAGCCGCAGTTCGCAATCCTCGATCCGGTTTATACCTACACCCTGCCGCCGCGCCAGGTCGCGAACGGTGTGGTTGACGCCTTCGTCCATACCGTCGAGCAGTACGTCACCTACCCGGTGGACGGCAAAATCCAGGACCGTTTCGCCGAAGGCATTCTCCTGACCCTGATCGAGGATGGCCCGAAAGCCCTGCAGGAACCGGAGAACTATAACGTGCGCGCCAACATTATGTGGGCGGCGACGCAGGCGCTGAACGGCCTGATCGGCGCAGGCGTGCCACAGGACTGGGCGACGCATATGCTCGGCCACGAGCTGACGGCGATGCACGGCCTGGATCACGCCCAGACGCTGGCTATCGTACTGCCGGCGCTGTGGAATGAGAAACGCGATGCCAAGCGCGAGAAACTGCTGCAGTATGCCGAGCGCGTGTGGAATATTACCGAAGGCTCTGACGACCAACGTATCGATGCCGCCATCGCCGCAACGCGTCAGTTCTTCGAGCAGATGGGCGTGCCGACCCGTCTTTCCGATTACGGTCTCGACGGCAGCTCTATCCCGGCGCTGCTGGCGAAACTGGAAGAGCACGGCATGACCAAACTGGGCGAACATCAGGATATCACGCTGGACGTCAGCCGTCGTATCTACGAGGCAGCCCGCTAA
- a CDS encoding AraC family transcriptional regulator — MQHAEICRTLTDKVNQLKDKHERLSSLLPDVRLLYGTQPGARTPVMYQPGIVFLFSGHKIGYINERTFRYDTNEYLLLTVPLPFECETFATPEVPLAGMRLNVDILQLQELLMDIGEDPLFQPAVASSGINSAVLSEDILCAAERLLDVMERPLDARILGKQIIREILYYVLMGPCGGALLALVSRQTHFSLISRVLKHIESQYTENLSVDRLAAEANMSVSAFHHNFKAVTSTSPLQYLKNYRLHKARMLMIHDGMKASAAAMRVGYESPSQFSREFKRYFGLTPGEDAARIRTMQGM, encoded by the coding sequence ATGCAACACGCAGAGATATGTCGGACATTGACGGATAAAGTTAATCAATTGAAAGATAAGCACGAAAGGTTAAGTTCGCTGCTGCCTGACGTTCGCTTGCTGTATGGGACGCAGCCGGGAGCCCGGACGCCGGTGATGTATCAGCCGGGGATCGTTTTTCTCTTTTCCGGCCATAAAATTGGTTATATCAATGAACGAACTTTTCGCTACGATACAAATGAATATTTGCTGCTGACCGTACCGCTGCCCTTCGAGTGCGAAACCTTTGCCACCCCGGAGGTGCCCCTCGCCGGGATGCGCCTGAACGTTGATATCCTGCAGCTGCAAGAGCTGCTGATGGATATTGGTGAAGATCCGCTGTTTCAGCCCGCGGTCGCCTCCAGTGGGATAAACTCGGCGGTACTCTCGGAGGATATTCTGTGCGCTGCCGAACGGCTGCTCGATGTGATGGAGCGGCCGCTGGATGCCCGTATTCTTGGCAAGCAGATCATCCGCGAAATTCTCTATTATGTGCTGATGGGGCCCTGCGGTGGCGCGCTGCTGGCACTGGTCAGCCGGCAGACCCACTTCAGCCTGATAAGCCGCGTGCTCAAGCATATCGAAAGCCAGTACACCGAAAACCTCAGCGTCGATCGGCTGGCGGCGGAAGCGAATATGAGCGTGTCAGCGTTTCACCATAATTTTAAAGCGGTGACCAGCACTTCTCCTTTGCAGTATCTGAAAAACTACCGTTTGCACAAAGCGCGGATGCTGATGATCCATGACGGCATGAAGGCCAGCGCGGCGGCGATGCGGGTGGGATATGAAAGCCCTTCGCAGTTCAGCCGCGAGTTTAAGCGCTACTTCGGTTTGACGCCGGGAGAAGACGCCGCGCGTATTCGCACGATGCAGGGAATGTAA
- the yghB gene encoding DedA family general envelope maintenance protein YghB: protein MVVIQEIVAALWQHDFAALANPHVVGVVYLVMFATLFLENGLLPASFLPGDSLLLLAGALIAKGVMDFVPTIAILTAAASLGCWLSYVQGRWLGNTQTVKGWLAHLPHKYHQRATCMFDRHGLLALLAGRFLAFVRTLLPTMAGISGLPNRRFQFFNWLSALLWVCVVTGLGYALSMIPFVKRHEDQVMTCLMILPIVLLLAGLLGTLFVVIKKKYCSA from the coding sequence ATGGTTGTCATTCAAGAGATTGTCGCCGCGCTGTGGCAACATGATTTTGCCGCATTGGCGAACCCTCACGTTGTGGGCGTTGTATATCTGGTTATGTTCGCGACCCTGTTTCTGGAAAACGGGCTGCTGCCCGCCTCCTTTTTACCGGGAGACAGCCTGCTGCTGCTCGCCGGCGCGCTGATTGCTAAAGGCGTCATGGACTTTGTGCCCACTATCGCCATTCTGACTGCCGCCGCCAGCCTCGGCTGCTGGCTGAGCTATGTGCAAGGGCGCTGGCTGGGCAATACGCAAACGGTGAAAGGCTGGCTGGCGCATCTGCCGCACAAATACCATCAGCGCGCCACCTGCATGTTTGACCGCCACGGCCTGCTGGCACTGCTCGCGGGCCGTTTTCTGGCGTTTGTCCGCACCCTGCTGCCAACCATGGCCGGGATTTCTGGCCTGCCGAACCGCCGCTTCCAGTTCTTCAACTGGCTGAGCGCCCTGCTGTGGGTCTGTGTGGTGACGGGTCTTGGCTATGCGCTGAGCATGATCCCCTTTGTGAAGCGCCATGAAGATCAGGTGATGACCTGCCTGATGATCCTGCCAATTGTCCTGCTGCTGGCGGGCCTGCTCGGCACGCTGTTCGTGGTCATTAAAAAGAAATATTGCAGCGCCTGA
- the metC gene encoding cystathionine beta-lyase, which yields MADKHLDTALVNAGRSKKYTQGSVNSVIQRASSLVFDTVEAKKHATRNRANGELFYGRRGTLTHFSLQEAMCELEGGAGCALFPCGAAAVANTILAFVEQGDHVLMTNTAYEPSQDFCTKILAKLGVTTSWFDPLIGADIARLVRPETRVVFLESPGSITMEVHDVPAIVAAVREVAPEAIIMIDNTWAAGILFKALDFGIDISIQAGTKYLIGHSDAMVGTAVANARCWPQLRENAYLMGQMLDADTAYMTSRGLRTLGVRLRQHHESSLRIAEWLAQHPQVARVNHPALPGSKGHEFWKRDFTGSSGLFSFVLNKRLNDAELAEYLDNFSLFSMAYSWGGFESLILANQPEQIAHIRPDAEVDFSGTLIRLHIGLENVDDLQADLAAGFARIV from the coding sequence ATGGCTGATAAACATCTTGATACCGCGCTGGTCAACGCCGGGCGGAGCAAAAAGTACACCCAGGGCTCAGTGAACAGCGTTATCCAGCGCGCGTCATCGCTGGTTTTCGACACCGTCGAGGCCAAAAAACACGCCACCCGTAACCGGGCTAACGGCGAGCTGTTTTACGGGCGCCGCGGCACCCTGACCCACTTCTCGCTGCAGGAAGCGATGTGCGAGCTGGAAGGTGGCGCCGGCTGCGCCCTCTTCCCCTGCGGCGCCGCGGCGGTGGCCAACACCATTCTGGCGTTTGTCGAGCAAGGCGATCATGTGCTGATGACCAATACCGCCTATGAGCCAAGCCAGGACTTTTGTACCAAAATTCTCGCCAAACTCGGCGTCACCACCAGCTGGTTCGATCCCTTAATCGGCGCCGATATTGCCCGTCTGGTTCGCCCTGAGACCCGCGTGGTGTTCCTTGAATCGCCCGGCTCGATCACCATGGAAGTGCACGATGTGCCGGCGATTGTCGCCGCCGTGCGTGAGGTCGCCCCGGAAGCGATTATCATGATCGATAACACCTGGGCGGCGGGGATCCTGTTTAAAGCGCTGGATTTTGGCATCGATATTTCCATTCAGGCAGGCACCAAATATCTGATCGGCCATTCCGACGCCATGGTCGGCACCGCGGTGGCGAACGCGCGCTGTTGGCCGCAGCTGCGTGAGAATGCCTACCTGATGGGGCAAATGCTGGACGCCGATACCGCCTATATGACCAGCCGCGGCCTGCGCACCTTGGGCGTGCGCCTGCGTCAGCACCATGAAAGCAGCCTGCGCATCGCCGAGTGGCTGGCGCAGCACCCGCAGGTGGCGCGGGTAAACCACCCCGCCCTGCCCGGCAGTAAAGGTCATGAGTTCTGGAAACGTGATTTCACCGGCAGCAGCGGCCTGTTCTCGTTTGTACTCAACAAGCGCCTCAATGATGCCGAACTGGCGGAGTACCTCGACAATTTCAGCCTGTTCAGCATGGCCTACTCGTGGGGTGGCTTTGAGTCGCTGATTCTGGCCAACCAGCCGGAGCAAATCGCCCACATTCGACCGGATGCTGAAGTCGACTTCAGCGGCACGCTGATCCGCCTGCACATTGGCCTCGAAAATGTTGACGATCTGCAGGCGGATTTAGCAGCAGGCTTCGCGCGTATCGTGTAA
- the exbB gene encoding tol-pal system-associated acyl-CoA thioesterase has product MGNNLMQADLSVWGMYHHADIVVKVVMIGLILASVVTWAIFFGKGAEILASKRRLKREQQQLAEARSLDQASDIASAFEAKSLTTLLINEAQNELELSAGAEDNEGIKERTGFRLERRVAAVGRHMGRGNGYLATIGAISPFVGLFGTVWGIMNSFIGIAQTQTTNLAVVAPGIAEALLATAIGLFAAIPAVVIYNIFARMIGSYKASLGDVAAQVLLLQSRDLDLSASGVKPVRSAQKLRVG; this is encoded by the coding sequence GTGGGTAATAATTTGATGCAGGCGGATCTCTCCGTTTGGGGTATGTATCATCATGCCGATATTGTCGTTAAGGTGGTGATGATTGGCCTGATTCTGGCGTCGGTCGTCACATGGGCCATCTTCTTCGGTAAAGGGGCGGAAATCCTCGCCAGCAAGCGTCGCCTCAAACGTGAACAGCAGCAGTTGGCGGAAGCCCGCTCTCTCGATCAGGCCAGCGATATTGCCAGCGCCTTTGAGGCGAAAAGCCTCACCACCCTGCTTATCAATGAAGCGCAGAACGAACTCGAACTCTCTGCCGGTGCCGAAGACAATGAAGGCATCAAGGAACGAACCGGTTTTCGCCTTGAGCGTCGCGTTGCGGCGGTCGGTCGCCATATGGGGCGCGGCAACGGCTATCTGGCGACCATCGGCGCCATTTCCCCGTTTGTGGGCCTGTTTGGGACCGTCTGGGGCATCATGAACAGTTTTATCGGTATCGCCCAGACCCAGACCACCAATCTTGCGGTAGTGGCCCCGGGCATCGCGGAAGCGCTGCTGGCGACGGCCATCGGCCTGTTCGCCGCTATCCCGGCGGTGGTCATCTATAACATTTTCGCCCGCATGATCGGCAGCTACAAGGCTTCGCTCGGCGACGTCGCCGCTCAGGTACTCCTGCTGCAAAGCCGTGACCTGGACCTCAGCGCCAGCGGCGTGAAGCCGGTGCGCAGCGCGCAGAAATTACGGGTAGGTTGA
- the exbD gene encoding TonB system transport protein ExbD, whose protein sequence is MAMRLNENLDDNGEMHEINVTPFIDVMLVLLIIFMVAAPLATVDVKVNLPASSSQPQPRPEKPIYLSVKADKSMFLGNDPVTEANMINALDSLTAGKKDTTVFFRADKTVDYETMMKVMDTLHQAGYLKIGLVGEETVKAK, encoded by the coding sequence ATGGCGATGCGTCTTAATGAAAATCTGGACGATAACGGCGAAATGCATGAGATCAACGTGACGCCGTTTATCGATGTCATGCTGGTTCTGCTGATTATCTTCATGGTGGCCGCGCCGCTGGCGACGGTCGACGTGAAGGTCAATCTGCCGGCCTCCTCCAGCCAGCCGCAACCGCGACCGGAAAAACCCATCTACCTGTCGGTGAAGGCGGATAAGAGCATGTTCCTCGGCAACGACCCGGTTACCGAAGCGAATATGATTAACGCCCTGGATAGCCTGACTGCTGGCAAAAAAGATACCACCGTCTTCTTTCGCGCGGATAAAACCGTTGATTACGAGACGATGATGAAAGTGATGGATACCCTGCATCAGGCGGGTTATCTCAAGATCGGGCTGGTGGGCGAAGAGACCGTCAAAGCCAAATAA
- a CDS encoding TIGR00645 family protein — translation MERFLENAMYASRWLLAPVYFGLSLGLIALTIKFFQEIFHILPHIFSVSESDMILTLLSLVDMTLVGGLLVMVMFSGYENFVSQLDINEGKEKLSWLGKMDATSLKNKVAASIVAISSIHLLRVFMDAKNVPDNKLMWYVIIHLTFVLSAFVMGYLDRLTKVKH, via the coding sequence ATGGAACGCTTTCTGGAAAATGCTATGTACGCCTCGCGCTGGCTGCTGGCGCCGGTTTATTTTGGCCTCTCGCTCGGTCTGATTGCGCTGACCATCAAATTTTTTCAGGAGATCTTCCACATACTGCCGCATATTTTTAGCGTCAGTGAGTCGGATATGATTCTGACCCTGCTGTCGCTGGTGGATATGACCCTGGTGGGCGGTTTGCTGGTGATGGTGATGTTCTCTGGATATGAAAATTTTGTCTCGCAGCTGGATATTAATGAGGGTAAAGAAAAACTCAGCTGGCTGGGCAAAATGGACGCGACTTCGCTGAAAAATAAGGTTGCCGCCTCCATCGTGGCGATCTCCTCTATTCACCTGCTGCGGGTGTTTATGGATGCGAAAAACGTCCCGGACAATAAGCTGATGTGGTACGTGATTATCCACCTGACCTTCGTGCTGTCGGCCTTTGTGATGGGCTACCTTGATCGTCTGACCAAAGTGAAACACTGA
- the yghX gene encoding YghX family hydrolase, which translates to MTRLTAKDFPQQLLEYYDYYAHGKISKREFLRLAGKYTVGGMTALALFNLLKPDYALAEQVPFTDPDIRPEYIHYPSPDGHGEVRAYLVTPTKIADKAPAVVVVHENRGLNPYIEDVARRVAKAGYIALAPDGLSAVGGYPGNDDEGRALQQKVDPVKLMNDFFAAVAFMAKHPQATGKVGITGFCYGGGVSNAAAVAIPELACAVPFYGRQPPLNEVDKIKAPLLLHHAGLDSGINEGWPAYEQALKEHHKVYEAYFYQGVNHGFHNDSTPRYDRAAADLAWQRTLAWFEKYLR; encoded by the coding sequence ATGACGCGATTAACGGCCAAAGATTTCCCGCAGCAGTTGCTCGAGTATTATGACTACTATGCCCACGGCAAAATCAGTAAACGCGAGTTTCTCCGGCTGGCGGGGAAATATACTGTCGGCGGGATGACCGCGCTGGCGCTGTTTAATCTGCTGAAGCCCGACTATGCCCTGGCAGAGCAGGTACCGTTCACCGACCCGGATATCCGCCCGGAGTATATTCATTATCCCTCTCCTGACGGTCACGGCGAAGTGCGGGCTTACCTGGTGACGCCGACAAAAATAGCCGACAAAGCGCCCGCCGTTGTGGTGGTACACGAGAACCGCGGCCTGAATCCCTATATTGAAGACGTAGCCCGACGGGTAGCGAAAGCGGGGTACATCGCGCTGGCGCCGGATGGCCTGAGCGCCGTCGGCGGCTATCCGGGGAATGATGATGAAGGCCGAGCGCTACAGCAGAAAGTCGATCCCGTGAAACTGATGAATGATTTTTTTGCGGCGGTCGCGTTTATGGCGAAGCATCCACAGGCGACGGGGAAGGTTGGTATCACCGGGTTTTGTTACGGCGGCGGCGTCAGCAACGCGGCGGCGGTGGCGATCCCGGAGCTAGCCTGTGCGGTGCCGTTTTACGGTCGCCAGCCGCCGCTGAACGAGGTCGATAAAATTAAAGCGCCGCTGCTGCTGCACCATGCCGGCCTCGATAGCGGCATTAATGAAGGCTGGCCCGCCTATGAGCAGGCGTTGAAGGAACACCATAAAGTCTACGAGGCCTATTTCTATCAGGGCGTGAATCACGGCTTTCATAATGATTCCACGCCGCGCTACGATCGGGCTGCGGCTGATCTGGCCTGGCAACGCACGCTGGCATGGTTTGAGAAGTATTTACGCTAG
- a CDS encoding DUF2623 domain-containing protein encodes MENHFGKGLMAGLQASYADTAAHAANFCADYKRGFVLGYSHRMFEKTGDRQLSAWEAGILTRRYGLDRDMVMDFFKEGGSGMAMRYFLAGYRLES; translated from the coding sequence ATGGAAAATCATTTTGGTAAAGGGTTAATGGCGGGGCTACAGGCATCCTATGCTGACACCGCCGCGCATGCGGCGAATTTTTGCGCCGACTATAAACGCGGGTTTGTGCTCGGCTACTCGCACCGCATGTTTGAAAAAACCGGTGACCGTCAGCTCAGCGCGTGGGAGGCGGGGATCCTGACCCGTCGCTATGGCCTTGACAGAGATATGGTGATGGATTTCTTCAAAGAAGGTGGGTCGGGTATGGCGATGCGCTATTTTCTGGCGGGCTATCGGCTGGAAAGCTAA
- the yghU gene encoding glutathione-dependent disulfide-bond oxidoreductase codes for MSEQNYQPPKVWEWKQNSGGAFANINRPVSGATHERVLPVGTHPLQLYSLGTPNGQKVTIMLEELLALGVSGAEYDAWLIRIGEGDQFSSGFVEINPNSKIPALSDHSTTPPTRVFESGSILLYLAEKFGFFLPKDPAGRTETLNWLFWLQGAAPFLGGGFGHFYNYAPVKIEYAIDRFTMEAKRQLDVLDKQLARGRYVAGEEYTIADMAVWPWYGNVVLGNVYNAAEFLDAGSYKNVLRWAQDVGNRPAVKRGRIVNRTNGPLNEQLHERHDARDFDTQTEDKRQA; via the coding sequence ATGTCAGAGCAAAACTACCAGCCACCAAAAGTGTGGGAATGGAAGCAAAACAGCGGCGGCGCGTTCGCCAACATCAACCGTCCCGTTTCCGGCGCGACTCATGAACGCGTCCTGCCGGTGGGAACCCATCCGCTCCAGCTTTACTCACTCGGCACGCCCAACGGCCAGAAGGTGACCATCATGCTGGAGGAGCTGCTGGCGCTGGGCGTCAGCGGCGCGGAATACGACGCCTGGCTGATACGCATTGGCGAAGGGGATCAGTTTTCCAGCGGCTTTGTCGAGATCAACCCGAACTCGAAGATCCCGGCCCTCAGCGACCATTCCACCACGCCGCCGACCCGGGTATTTGAGTCAGGCAGCATTCTCCTGTATTTAGCGGAAAAATTTGGTTTCTTCCTGCCGAAAGATCCTGCCGGTCGCACCGAAACCCTCAACTGGCTGTTCTGGCTGCAGGGCGCAGCGCCGTTCCTCGGCGGCGGCTTTGGCCACTTCTATAACTATGCGCCAGTGAAGATCGAGTACGCGATCGACCGCTTTACGATGGAAGCCAAACGCCAGCTCGACGTGCTGGACAAACAGCTCGCCCGCGGTCGCTATGTGGCCGGCGAGGAGTACACTATCGCTGATATGGCTGTCTGGCCGTGGTATGGCAACGTAGTGCTGGGCAATGTCTATAACGCGGCGGAGTTCCTCGACGCGGGGAGCTATAAAAACGTACTGCGCTGGGCGCAGGATGTCGGCAACCGCCCGGCCGTCAAGCGCGGACGTATCGTCAACCGCACCAATGGCCCGCTCAATGAGCAGCTGCATGAGCGCCATGATGCCCGCGACTTTGACACCCAAACGGAAGATAAGCGCCAGGCGTAA
- a CDS encoding DsbA family protein, with amino-acid sequence MSTPSHLNAQPLVWGHGPRTFEVFLEPTCPYSVRAFNKLDDLLDEVGADNVTIKIRLQSQPWHLFSGVIVRCILAASTLPHGREQAHKVMQAVADHREEFEFTDHCSGPNMNATPQQIIERIERYSHVLLGAAFARPELQDVIKWHSKYARQNGIHVSPTFMVNGLVQPDLGSGDDVSVWAARIMA; translated from the coding sequence ATGAGCACACCCTCGCATCTGAATGCCCAACCGCTGGTCTGGGGACACGGCCCGCGGACGTTTGAGGTGTTCCTTGAGCCCACCTGCCCCTACTCTGTCCGCGCGTTTAATAAACTCGACGATCTGCTCGATGAGGTCGGCGCCGATAACGTAACCATCAAGATACGCCTGCAGTCGCAGCCGTGGCATCTGTTCTCCGGGGTGATTGTCCGCTGCATCCTCGCCGCGTCCACCCTGCCGCATGGCAGAGAGCAGGCGCATAAGGTGATGCAGGCCGTGGCAGACCATCGGGAAGAGTTTGAGTTTACCGATCACTGCAGCGGGCCGAACATGAACGCCACGCCGCAGCAAATCATTGAGCGCATTGAACGCTACAGTCACGTGCTGCTGGGGGCTGCCTTTGCCCGCCCGGAGCTGCAGGACGTGATCAAGTGGCACAGTAAATACGCCCGTCAGAACGGTATCCATGTCTCCCCGACCTTTATGGTCAACGGCCTGGTGCAGCCGGATCTCGGCAGCGGCGATGATGTCAGCGTGTGGGCCGCGCGGATTATGGCCTGA